The proteins below come from a single Effusibacillus pohliae DSM 22757 genomic window:
- the larE gene encoding ATP-dependent sacrificial sulfur transferase LarE — protein MDLLQKNRRLGEILREMDEVIVAFSAGIDSTFVLARALEELGDKVLAVTAASETFPQRELNEAVELAQKLGARHEVIRIVEMENPDFVANRPDRCYHCKAGLYSRLTGMAREWGIRWVLDGANMDDLGDYRPGRQAAKEYGIRSVLQEANLYKDELRQLAREMGLPNWDKPSFACLSSRIPYGSLITLEKVEQLDRGEEALRQLGFRQIRIRHHDQIARIEVPREEFVRVLEMADRITEVLKEQGFTYVTLDLQGYRSGSMNETLRKAL, from the coding sequence ATGGATCTGCTGCAGAAAAACCGGAGGCTGGGAGAAATCTTGCGGGAAATGGACGAAGTGATCGTCGCCTTCTCCGCCGGAATTGACTCCACCTTTGTCCTGGCGAGAGCGCTGGAAGAGTTGGGAGACAAAGTATTGGCGGTGACCGCGGCGTCTGAAACGTTTCCCCAGCGGGAGTTGAATGAAGCGGTCGAATTGGCGCAAAAATTGGGCGCCCGGCATGAAGTGATCCGGATCGTGGAGATGGAAAACCCCGATTTTGTGGCGAACCGTCCGGACCGTTGCTATCACTGCAAGGCCGGCCTGTATTCCCGGTTAACTGGCATGGCGAGGGAATGGGGGATCCGCTGGGTGTTGGACGGCGCCAATATGGATGACTTGGGCGATTACCGGCCGGGCCGGCAGGCCGCGAAGGAATACGGGATTCGGAGTGTGCTGCAGGAGGCCAATTTGTACAAAGATGAACTGCGGCAATTGGCACGCGAAATGGGATTGCCCAACTGGGACAAACCGTCGTTTGCCTGCCTGTCTTCCCGCATTCCGTATGGCAGCTTGATCACCTTGGAAAAAGTGGAGCAACTGGACCGCGGGGAAGAGGCGTTGCGTCAGTTGGGATTCCGCCAGATTCGCATCCGGCACCATGATCAGATCGCGCGGATTGAAGTGCCGCGGGAGGAATTCGTCCGCGTGCTGGAGATGGCCGACCGGATCACGGAAGTGCTGAAAGAGCAGGGATTTACTTATGTGACGCTCGATTTGCAAGGATATCGGAGCGGATCGATGAACGAAACGTTGCGGAAAGCGCTGTGA